Below is a genomic region from Candidatus Paceibacterota bacterium.
ATTTTTTTGCCTGCTCGACTCCCTTCGTCTTGAGATCCTCGCGCAATTTTTCATCATCAAGAATTTTCAGAATGGAGCTTTTCATGGCATCTATATCATAAGGACTTACATGCATGGCCGCATTTCCCGTTATCTCAATGTGGGACGGGACATCGGAACAGATGACCGGAACTCCGCATGCCATCGCCTCAAGCACGGATGAACCGAATTCTTCATAGACAGGAACGGAAACAAAAACATCCGCTCCGGAAAATATTCCATTCAGATCCTCCGGCGCGATATATCCCGGAAACAGAACCTCATTCTTCAGCCCGAAATCTTTCGCAGTCTGCCTTATCTCGTCGGACAGCCATCCGTTCTTGCCGGCAAGAACCAGCTTATATTTGGAATTTGGTTTTTTTCCTTTCAGGATCAGCCTCAATTTTGAAAAAGCCTCGATCAGCCTGGAAAGATTGTTCAAAGGCTTGATAGTATTCATAAAAAGTATATATTCGCCGTCGATCCCGTATTTTTCTTTGACCCTCTGGATCTCGCTTATGGGAGCCTCTTTGAAGAATTTTTCATCAAACGCATTATAGACCACTCTGATCTTCTTATCCTCAACTTCGAAGTCTCCTACAAGATCCTTCCTTGCGGACTCGCTCGTTGCAATGACCATATCCGCTTTTTTAAATGCAGGGGGTTTGAGCTTGAACTTCATGACACTCTTCTGAGGGAACATATCCGGAAACTTTTTCATTGCAAGATAATAGGACGTCACCACCAGCCTTCCTCTGTATGTCATCGGAACCCTCCCTCCGGGAACATGCAGAACATCCAGATTGTCGTGAGTGAAATATGCCGACGCAAGCATCTCGGAATATGCAACGGGAAGGAATTTTTTATAATAGGAGAACGGGAAATGCCTTATGGTCACATTCGGCCGGCTGAACTTCTTTATATCCTTGTCCCTCACTCTATAATTAAAATACAGAAAATATTCATTTTCTTTGTCAATTTCAAGCAGATGCCTGATCAATTGATAGGTATAATGCCCTAATCCTGCGGCATCTCCCAATTCCGGATTCAATATTGTTTGCGCGTCTATTCCAATTCTCATATAATTGAATTATTTTCTTATCTGATACCCCAATTATGACCCCGTATAAATTCAGTGTCAAATATGATTTCAACATTGCCACTGGCTCATTCATTGTGATAGACTTAAATTATGAAAATCTTAGCAATAAACAAACGGGCGACTTTTGACTATGAGATCCTGGAAAAGCGGGAGGGCGGTTTGGTGTTGTCCGGACAGGAGGTCAAATCGATCAAATCCGGACACATGAGCCTCAAGGGCGCATATGTCACTTCCCGCGGCTTGGAACTGTTTCTCACCAATTCCAATGTTCCCGCCTATCAGCCCAAAAACACCTCCGAAAGCTATGATCCCACAAGACCCCGGAAGGTCATGCTGCATAAACAGGAAATAAAAACCCTCCTCGGAAAGATAACCCAGAGAGGCTTGACATTGGTGCCAATTAAGGTATACTCCATACATGGTTTGATAAAGCTTGAATTCGGCATAGGAAAAGGAAAAAAGAAGGTTGATAAGCGGGAAGATATCAAGAAAAGAGAAGACAAAATGAGAATTGCAAGAGCTTTAAGACCTAAGGCCTAATTTTATTTAGTGCCTGACTAAGTTCATGATCATTGAAATGAAATTAGGATCCTATCGGGGATGAAATTTGGATTCGATAGGAATCTGATTTAAAGACTGCCAATTGAGCACGCCTGTAATCTCATAAAACCTTCGGGCAAATCATAAGTGCAAAATCACTTACAGAAAAAGTGGCATCTCTATTCAGAATGCCGTCTTTTTCAACCGCTATTGCTTAATTTAAGCCGATAGCCATCGAATTACCGATTCTTGGTAGGTAAACCTCGGTGTCATATTCCAGGATAGCGCTTGACCGCTTGGGATCAAGCCGCGAAAATACACCAAGCAAGGATCTACGGGTAACTTGGCTGTTCATCACCCATAGATCCCACTTCGAACAGCATATATTGGTAGAAGGTCTTTGAAGGGATATCTTACACGCGGGTTCAACTCCCGCCATCTCCACTTAATTTCCCACCCCCGCTTTCAGTTACCGGGTAAAACTTATTTTTTGATAAGTATTTCAGTTTCAAGAAAGATTCTTCAATCTCTGGTTTTTAATTAATATTCCAATAACTTAATTTAAAAATTATATATTCAGAAATTATTTAGGAATTAGAAATTAGAAATTAAAAATTAATTGTAAACATATAGCACAAAAAGAATTCAGGATAAACCACCAGATAAGACTGCCGGAAGCTTCAATTATCGGCGACGATGGAGAGAAGTTGGGCATTATGAGCATCAGCGATGCCTTGAGACTGGCGACCGAAAAAACCCTTGATCTCGTGGAAGTTTCTCCGAACCTCAATCCCCCGGTCTGCAAGATCATGGATTACGGGAAATTCCTTTATAAGATCGCAAAGCAGAAACGGCAGCAAAGCGCAAAACAGAAAACGGTAGGCACAAAAGGAATAAGGCTCTCGATCAGGATCGAGAAACACGATATGGAGTTCAAGGCAAAGAACGCCATCAAATTTATGGAAAAGGGCCACAAGGCGAAAATAGACATGTTCCTGAAAGGAAGAGAAAAAGCGAATATTGACTTTGCTCGGGAAAAGATCGAAAAATTCCTTCAGATGGTGCGCGAATTCGTAAAAGCGGACCCTAAAAACGCCGCAAAAGAGATATTCTCCGAAAAGGGCTTGCAAAAAACTCCACAAGGCTTTATAATCATCCTGGAATTTAAGAAATAAACCCAACCCTGCAGCTTTGCTACAGGGTATCAGGGTGGGTTTTTTACGAGAGGATTCGGCGCCGCCGAAACATTAAGTAGAAACCGTAATAATTAAGTTTAAATATTACAACAATGAAATCCAAAACAAGAAAAGCGGTAGCCAAGAGGTTCAAGATCACCAAAACAGGCAAAGTCATGGCAAGATCGGCCAATCAGGATCATTTCAACTCCAGAGAATCCGGCAACGTAACAAGAAGAAAAAGACTGGACAAGACAATATCAAGTTCACTGAAGAATGCCATCAAGAAACAGATTTAATAAGTAAAAGATAAACTCAACATATGACAAGAATCAAACGAGGGGTAATGTCCCATAAAAGAAGAAAGAATGTCCTGAGAAGAGCGAAAGGTTTTGAGAACGGTAAAAAGAACAAATTCATCAGAGCAAAAGAGCATCTGATGCATGCCGGAGTTTATGCATTCCGAGATAGACGCGCTAAAAAAAGGACAATGAGAGCATTGTGGCTGATCAGGCTGAACGCCGCAGTAAGAGAATACGGGATAAGCTACAGCAGATTCATAAACGCCGCCAAGAACGCAAAAATCGACATCGACAGGAAAGTCCTTTCAGATCTCGCATTGAACAATCCGGAGATATTTGCAAAGATCGTTGAAAAAGCAAAAACCCAGATCAAACAATAGCACGCATTTAAAAAAACAGCCTCGTATGGGTTGTTTTTTTATGTGATCAAACCCGATTATTTTTTAGATTTTTGGGCCTCATGAACTTCTCACTCTCCCTACCACCTATAATTATCAAAAGTCCAATTGATGATCTTTTCGGTATCTTTGAATCTATCCGATGAATTCAGGACGACGCTTACGATCTTATTGTTCGCATCGTCAGATCCCGCAACAAGAACCATGCATTCCCCCGCATCATCAGTAAACCCCGTCTTGCCACCTTCGATATTTTTCACTTTCCCCAAAAGCAGATTAGTGCTTTTTAATATATGCTTGGTTTTTTTGTCGGCCGACCAGACCTCGCCCCTTTGGATCTTCATATCCTCCCATATCCTTGAATAACGCAGGCCATAATCAAAGATCTGCGCAATTTCATAGGCAGTAGAATAATTCTCCTCCTGCTGGTCCAGTCCGGATGCATTGAAAAATCTGGTATTTTCAAGACCGAGCAATTCCGCTCTTTCATTCATAAGCCCGATAAAGTCCCCCGATTCCCCGTTCACATGCTCGGCGATCGCCTCTGCTGCGACATTATTCGAATTCACAAGCATGATCTTCAGAAGATCTTCCGCCATAATCTCTTCGCCCGCAAAAAGACCGTCTCTTTTTCCGCCTTTCTTTATGGCCTTTTCGGTTATAACGATCCTATCGGAAAGATCTATTTTTTCCATGGCTATAATGGCCGTCATGAGTTTCGAAAGGCTCGCAATCGGCATTTTTCTGTTTTCTTCTTTTGAAAAAAGAACTGCATTCGTTCCAATATCCATAACCACCGCCGACTTTGAGCTAATCTCCATTTCTTTTGCATCGTTGTTCTTTGAAGGCAATATACTGAGTTCGCTTCCGACTTTGAGATTTTCCATATAATAATTCCAATTAATTTTGTCGTCATTACCCGCGCTTGCGTCAACCGACCCTTCATTCACAACAGCGCCCAAAAGATCAGCTTCAGTGTTGCCTGAAGAAAATATGTATGTTTGGTTTATCAGGGCCATTATCAATATAGCGATTTTTTCTATCATTATTGGCTGTTATTATTTGATTGGTCTTGTGAAGGACCGGAGTCCGGAGTCTTTGTGTTCAGATCCGACGGTAAATCGCTTATGCCGGATCGTGATGCGTCAATTACGGTTTGCTCCGGTGATGCGCCGGCTTCTTGGACAATATCCTGTTTTTGCCCGGATGCGTCAGCTTCTTTTTGAGGCACTGCGCCTTCTTCCTTCGCCTCCGCATTTTCAACGAATCTTTCTTCCAGGATCTTCTTGTTTCTCAATTCTTCAAACCTCGGAAGATGTTCCGCCTTTTCCACTCCCAGCTTTTTTAAAAAATCGAAAGATATCCTATAGAGATATGTCCTCGCATCGCTTGGGTTGTCTATTCTCTCGACCAATCCTCTTATGAGAAGATGGCGAAGCGTAAAGCTGCAGTTCACCCCCCTGATCTCTTCGATCTTCGATCTCGGTATGGGTCCCCTATAGGCCACGACCGACAGAACTTCGAGCGCCGCGCGGCTGAGTTCGCCTTCGATGTCCGCTTTCATATAATTTTCAACATATTTGCTGTTTTCCCCGGCCGTGACCATCTGGACTTCCTTGTCTTTGATAAGTATCCTCAGCCCTCTAGCCTCTTCGTTGTATTTTTTGGCAAGATCAACCGCGGCATTTTCAAGGTCCGCAACCTCAATTGACGTATATTTTGAAAGTTTTTTGAAACTCATTGGCTCTCCCGAAATGAACAGCATGCTTTCTATGATCGATCCGATATTCATAATATTTTATTAGGATTTATTTTCATTTTTTTTAATCTTTATATCACCAAACATCTCCGCCTGTTCTATGACCACGATATTCTTCCTGACAAGTTCCAGCATGGCAAGAAATGTGACGATTACCTCAACTTTGGTTTTGGCATTCACAACGGCCTGGCTGAAAGTGCATTCGATCCTTTCCGAAAGATTGTGGAGTATATGTTCGATCTTATCCTTGATGGATATGACCTCTCTCATCGTTTCCTGCTTGAGATGGCTGACATCCGGAAGCTTGCTTATGACATCATCAAATGCTTTCGCAAGATCAGAAGCAACGATGCTTTCCGGCGGACAAAAAACCGTTTCCACCCCCAAATAGCTTTCTCTGGAAAAGAACATTTTCTTCCTCATTTCAAGCTTTTTTATCTCCTTGGAGATTTCTTTGAATCTTCTATATTCAATGAGCCTTGCCTTGAGCTCTTCTATGTCCTCTTCTTCCTCTTTTTCCAGTTCCAGCATAGGAAGAATGGCCTTTGATTTTATCAGTATCAATTTTCCCGCCACCAACAAAAAATCCGCCAGATGTTCCGGTGTGATGTCTTCCTTTGATCCCTCAAGATAGCCCAGAAATTGATCGGCGACCTGCGCAAGCGCAAGATCAGTGATCTCCAGTTTTTCCTTTTCGATCAGCTCCAGAAGAAGGTCCAGCGGTCCCTCGAATAGCTTTTCCTTGCTCTGCCAGTGATGCGCCTTTACAATATATGACATTTGAATTAAAATCGATTTAGGTGATTAACAATGTACATATTAAACAGCAGAATATATCCGTTCAGAGGCTTCGATGAACATTCATTCAAGGACTTCGGGGTCATAACAAACTCTGCAATGGAATATCTTCTCGCGGAGACAAAAACAGAATCTCCATGCTCGCTTATGGAAGCATTCAACGCTTCATTCAGAAGCGATGCACAAAAAAAACAAATAATGACCTCGATAATAGAGATTAAAACATCAAAAACATTCCCTTTCCTGAAAATATCCAAGATCATCGCAAGCTGAACAGCTCGCGTTTTTTTTATCTCTTTTTCATCTTTTTCTTCGCCTCGGAAAATGCGCCTTTTATCATATCTTCGATCTCAATGAACTTTTTAGTTGCCATTTTTACCGATCTCTCATAATCGCCCGAATTGATCACCAAATTCTTGTTTTTCAGAAGGCTCTTGTCTATAAATGCCGTCATTTTATTCAACGATCCCAGCGGGATCGTTGCGCCGACTTTTCCCTTCAGATTCTTTCTCATCCAGTTTTCTTTCGCAAACTCAACAGCTTTCACGGTTTTTTCCCCTTTTTTTTTCAGCCACTTATTAACCTCTTTCAGAAGCTTTTTCTTGTCCAGGTTCTTGTTGGCGGGAATAAGCGCAAGAATATGTCTTTTTGCGTCAATTTTCATCACCAGAGTTTTCACGACCTCTTTCGGATCGATATGCTGCGTCTTCGCATTATCAAGCGCCGTAAAAACAGTCCTATGATCGATGACTTCGTGCTTGACCTTGTTCTTCTCAAGCAATTTTTGAAGATCTTTTAATATAGCCATGGTGTTAATTTAACGACTTAGCCAAAAATAAAAAGTTTTAGTCATTGGAAATTGAGTTGACATTTGAGCTTTGACGTTTGACATTTGCCTAAAGCCTTCTTTCGATCTCATCATCAATTATCTCTTTCAGTCCGTCTTTCACTTTTCTTCTGACCTTGTCCTTCAGTCCTGTAAATTCGATGCCTGCGATCTTTATGCTTTCCCGGCCCTTCCCGCCCCTGTCCTCTTCGGCTTCATTTTTTTTCCTCTTCGCGCCCGCTCCGGCACGATCCGCGCTATACTCGATGCTTTTTTCATAGAGAGCGAAAATGAACATCACAACGAAAAATACCATTCCGGAAGCGATCTCGGTATCCAGGAACATTCCCCCAAGGCCGAAAGCATTGATAGTAACGGAGTCGAGATATAGCAACAACAGAATTGTCATAAATGACGCCCAAATGAAGAGGGCCAGGATCTGTCCGATCCAAGATATGCTCCTTTTAAGTTTCGAGGTGTTCTTTGAAATGAGACCGCCAGTGGACCAGAAGAAGATAATTCCAACGGGAGATATCATCCAAAGCATAAGCACAAAAAATATTCTAAGGGAGTAATTGATCGCACCTTCAAATTGGCTGCATGAATAAAAAGGATGGTTGCATGTGCCGTAAACCGCGCCTCCCGCACCGGAATAGTCATCGTTTCCATATGACAATGCCTCCTGTTTCACCGAGAATGACCCGACCAGAACCAGGATCATGAACATAAGACCGATCAATTTGGCTTGGTACATTTTTTGTATTTTCATATTCCTCCTTTTTAGTGTTAACTCTGTCTCTATTTTAGCAAAATATCGATATTTTGACAAATTCGTCTTATTGTAAATTATCGCAAACTTCCGCGATCTATTGCCCGCACTTGTTCACAATATTGCCATTATCACCTTGCTTGCATATCATAAAAAAAAATGAGGATTTTCCTCATTTATTGTCATCCCAGAAGATCCACGGGTTCCACGGTATATATATTCCTGATGAAATTTTCATATCGCCTGAATAGCTCTTCGGGTGATCCGCTCTCTTTATTGAAGCATTCTGCGAATTCTCCGGCAATCTCTTTGATTATCCGCAATTCCGCTTCAAAAAATACTTTTCTCTCCTTTTTGATCAAAACCTGATCCGTTGTGCCGGATGGCTTATTTTTTTCGGCATATGTCTCCCGATAATAAAGGATCACAGCCACAGCGACCGCATCAACCTTGCCTTCTATTCCGCGCGCTATCGCCTCATAGATATATTTTTTCAGCTTTGCCGAAACTTCGCTTCCGATAACGGGATATTTTTTATATCCGAAGTATTGCGCGGCATGCCCCCAATATGGCTCAACCAGCTTTTCGAGGCGAATCATCCTTTCCTTTTCCTCTTCGGGCGTCGGTATTTTCAAGGTTTTCATGAGGCTCCGAGAGCTGATCAATCCTCTTTTCACTTCAGCTTCAAATGGGGCCCTGTCCACATTGATCCCTTTCAGCATAAGCGCGTCGACGGCCTCTTCCAGTTCAGGAGGAATATCTTTTGCGATCTCTTCATAACGATCCTTGCCTATGATCCTTTTAAGCCATTCCTTGTCCCGGCCATGATCCCTGTCCGAAGGATTGAATGCATGTGTAGTTTTTATCATGTCGTCAGGATAGTCGATCCTGGCAAAAAACTTCAAAGCCCGGATGACTCTGTACATGATAAACGGGTTATTGTGCCTGGAAGTATTGTCTATTGCGATTCCCATATCGTTTTTATCCCGGGGATTCGACGCATAAAAACCTGTCATAAATTTTCCATTGGCATTTCCGCAGAAATAATTCATAACGACCTCCATCCTGTCGGATATGTGTGTGAGTTTCTTCAGTTCTTCGGGTATTTCCGGAAGATGTTTCAAAAACAAAGTTTTTGGCTCCATCTCCCTGATCATCCAAAGTATGAATATGTTCGTAACCGGATCCGACTTTCCAATAAAATCTGCATATTTCTTTTTCTGGTCATTCTGCATAAGAGCACCTCCTCTATATAGCCTTAAGACGGCTAAAAACGCTTTTTCCCGCCCAAAAAGCGCATTCAGCGGCCTTAATGGCTTTTAAACAAAGAACACTCCTTTTGACGTTTAAATATATATCCAAACGAGCATTGTGTCAATCGCCGGATGCGCAAAAAAATCAGACACATTTATTTGAAAAAATCCATAAAAAAAAGACGAATAGTTATTATTATTGTTCGTCTTTATATGCCAGGCTGATCCTCCTGGCCATGATGTATTTCTCATTTTTAGAAATAGCGTCATGAAGATTTTGTATTTTTCTTGAATCCCCCTTGACCCGGACGGTGATTCTTGCATGAGATGTGGAATGGGACAATATGACACCCCTATCCTCCAATTCCATTTTTTCTATAAGCCCTTCTATGTCCCTTTTAGCCTCCTCTCCCGTGAAAGTCACATCCTGCACATCCACTGTCAAACTCGCTCCGTTTGTTTCTATATAATCCGCAACGTTCTGCATAGATCCTTCCTCCTTTTTTTAATATCATTTTTGTTTTAAAAAACAGCTCCCTTCAAGCTGTTATCTTATGACTGAATTCGGCTATCAGATTAAATCACAAGAAAACGGCTCGAAAATCAGGAGCTAGTAATTCCAGATTCAATAACATATCGATCAATGTTTTCGTTCCAATATTTTTCATAGATACAGAATAACATAATAAACAAAATTGTCAATGCAAACGGAAGATATGCAGACCGACAATGGTCACAGATACGGCCGGTCAGTCTTTCATGGACTTATAAATTTTCAGAAGTTCTTCCACTCTCCCATCAATGGCCTTGGCGATCTTTCCATCAATAACCCCATTTTCAACTTGCCGGTCAGCTGAATATAAAATCCCGTCTATGCGCCCTTCCTCTTCAGTTCCGTCCAAAAGGTCAATTGCTTTTCGTATCAGATCCCGCTTTTGATGCTCCAGACCCGCCTCAGCAAAGATCTCAGCTTCCTTAACCTGAAGACCGATCTGCGCCTCAACATATTCATTCGGATCTTTTTCTTCATTGACGATATCGTACTCGGTCTTATTCCATTGCAAAAACTCCTGAGTAAAAACAATATCGTCGGGACCGTTTTCTTTGAGCAGCTCTTTCAGCCTTGAAATGCGTTCTTCCTGCTCTTCTTTTCTTTTCTCCTTCCTGATAGCCGCATCGATCTCGATCTGTCCGGTTGTCAGGAATAATTCATCATCCTTGATATTTCCGATTTTTTCAAACATATGGAATAATAAATAATTAGATCTGCTATGTCCTGTCAAAATATGATTTCCGGTCATAGTTTTCCTCGAGTTTTTCGATCTCTCTCTTTTCTTCAGGATCGATGCCTGAAGCGAATTTGATTATCATAGGCTTTATGGAAATTCCGCCTCTCACTGTAAAGTCGGCCCAGATCCTCATATATTTCGGACCTATTTTCTTCCAGATATCTCTGAATATCTTGTTGGCGACATCTTCGTGAAAATTTCCTTGATCCCTGAATGAGAAAAGATATAATTTCAATGACTTGCTTTCAAGACAAACTTTGTCCGGAACATAAACTATCTCGATCCTGGCAAAATCGGGCTGTCCTGTGATCGGGCACAGAGTTGTAAATTCGTTGCACACGAATGGTACGAGATAATCGACATCACGATTTTTGTTTTCAAAAACAGCCAAGCGGATCGGGCCTTTGTTTGCGATTTCTTTTCCGCAATTCTGCTTGTCTGAATAAAGCATTTTTTGTTTCTTCATGTCTTGAGACATTTATATGGTTATGTGCTTTTAAACTATCCATCACGAAGGATCGCTCTGCACGTCGCACCTCCCGACACATCCTGAGAAAGTAAGGTCATACGCTTTGAATTTTCCTTCCTTCGACCTGATCTTCAGAACCCCCGAAACGGGAAAATCCGCTTTTATGATCTTATACGCCCTATATCCTGCAATATGGATATTTCCCAAGTCATCAACATCCTCGCCCCTGATCTCCTTCGGAAGCGGATCCCCTTCGAACATCACTTCCGCTCCCGCCTCTTTTCCAAAAGGCTCCATAACAAGATCTATCTCAGTGGCATTAAAATTCAGATATATCGATGAACCGACCTTCTGGGTCTGAATACAGCCGGGCGCGGAAAAAAACTCTCCCTCAAGCGCCATCTCGTTTTGCGGAATTATCCTCGGACGTTTGTATAAAGCATCCTTGTCCGGAACATATCCGGAAGCATTCGCAGGAATCCCTTTTTTATAGCCAAAATGAATATCGGGCGTAGCGGAAAAACAAATATTATTCGTTCTTTCAGTGACCATCTCGGGAGATTTGACCTTTGTCTTTTTCATCTTGAGCAGCTCCTGGATAATTTTATCAAGCGTCGCATACCCGCCCTCCCCTATGTGGCAATAGACCACTTCGCCATTTTTGTTTATCAAGTAGTTCGTAGGCCAATACTTATTCTTGAATCTCTTCCAGTTCTTATATTCATTGTCCAGCGCGATCGGCCAGTACATATCATTATCGATAAGTTTCCGCTTCACGCATTGGGGTCTTTTTTCAAACTCGAACTGTGGAGTGTGGATCCCGATCATCAGAAACTTCTGGTCTTTATATTTATTCCAAAGTTCTCTCATGCGCGGAAAAGACCTTGAGCAATTCACGCAGGTAAACGACCAGAAATTTACCAGAACGACGTAGCCCGAAAGATCTTTTTCGCTCAAAGGCTCGGAGTTAAACCATTTATTGCTCGTTATTTTTAGTTTCATAGATTTCGGTGAAATTTTGAAATATAAATGCTTCAGCCCTCCCCGGCTTTTCTCATAGATAAACGCTGATCCTTGCACAAATTGCCGTTCAAAAAAACAAAAAAACAGCACAAGACCTATTGATATTTTTATCGAATAATAATGTTCTTCTTGGTTAGCATAAATAGTTATTTAACCTCAAGAAAAAATTATCGTCTTTAACTCGCTGCTTGATCCGCTAATTCAAATGTAGCATAAGAATACCACCAAATAGCCAAATGTCAATAGTACCGGGATGCTCACGGATCTGATCCTAAATATATACGCGTCAATGAAACTTCTTGGATACTTGACATTTCCGTTTTTTTTCTTTAGCATCATCTTCAGGAGGGCTGAATATGCCTGATTATGTAATATTAGCTGTCATGGCTTTAGTGGTAATATATTGGCTATTGTCCGTATTTACCGCTATAAGAAGAAGACGGAAACAAACTCAAAACGACAACAGAAGGAAAGAAGAACTGAACAAGTTCTTCAAACTGGACATAATAGATCCAACAGAAAGCAAGGGAGCCCTGAAAACCGTCGAGGTCGTCGTCACTTTGCCAAAAGGAGAAGAATGCGACATTGAAGCAACCGACGATTTGTACGAAAAAAGCAATTCCCGATATAGCAGTTTCGTGCCAAGCTTTAAATCTGCCGGAGAACAGAAAATCATTGAGGACGGCGCTACTGTCATAAAAGTATCTCAGAAATTTGAAGTAAAATCCGCCACCAGAACGAAAATATCCGTAAAAGTCGGAGACTGGTGCACAACACTTGCCGAAAAGACTGCATTTATCCCACCGCAATAAGAGAAAAACGCTTTCTCTTTTTTATTTTGCGCAAAGAAGGATAGATAGCGATCAGCTGCCGCATTACCAGCTCATTGGGCCTGATCTGACCCCCTCTGAAATCAAACCATACCCGCACAAAATCAGATCTCCTGATCTTCCTTATCCTTCCAATCTCAGGATCCTGCAGATAAATAGATCTCTTATCCAATCCAACCGCCACCGAATAATGTCCGTCTGCCATTTCCGAACCCGAATTATCCGGCCTTCCTCCCGTAAACCAATTAACGATCACGGGAATGCCGCCATCAAGCCAGTTTTGAATATCACGATAGTTGCTCCGGTTCTTTACCCTTACCCTGAAACCCAGCCCCTCCGCTGCTTTTTTGATCCCGGAGTCATCAACTCCGAGACGCTTATTCCATCCGGAAAGTTCCGCAAGTTCCTTTTCTGTTTTTTCAACACCATAAAAACGCAAAACCATCTTCAGGCTTGCGGGACCGCAATAGCTCATATTTAATGTCTCTTGAAAAGGCTTTACTTTCAAAATCATACTTATCGCTTAGCCGCTAGACATGACTATATCAATTTCTTTTCTTCAGAGTTCCTTATAACCTCCTCCATATTCTCATATTCATATTGCTTTCCCTGCACTTTTGTCGCTTCCTCGTCATATTCTTCCCAAGGAAACAGGTGTATATCGCTTGAAAGTCCGAGTTTTTTCGCCTCAAGCTTGTCCAGGGTTCTGGTTTCATTGGTAAGCTTCCCATAAAATATCTCATCGGCATAATTGTT
It encodes:
- the rplT gene encoding 50S ribosomal protein L20, whose product is MTRIKRGVMSHKRRKNVLRRAKGFENGKKNKFIRAKEHLMHAGVYAFRDRRAKKRTMRALWLIRLNAAVREYGISYSRFINAAKNAKIDIDRKVLSDLALNNPEIFAKIVEKAKTQIKQ
- the infC gene encoding translation initiation factor IF-3 — encoded protein: MAQKEFRINHQIRLPEASIIGDDGEKLGIMSISDALRLATEKTLDLVEVSPNLNPPVCKIMDYGKFLYKIAKQKRQQSAKQKTVGTKGIRLSIRIEKHDMEFKAKNAIKFMEKGHKAKIDMFLKGREKANIDFAREKIEKFLQMVREFVKADPKNAAKEIFSEKGLQKTPQGFIIILEFKK
- a CDS encoding 50S ribosomal protein L35, translated to MKSKTRKAVAKRFKITKTGKVMARSANQDHFNSRESGNVTRRKRLDKTISSSLKNAIKKQI
- a CDS encoding serine hydrolase → MIEKIAILIMALINQTYIFSSGNTEADLLGAVVNEGSVDASAGNDDKINWNYYMENLKVGSELSILPSKNNDAKEMEISSKSAVVMDIGTNAVLFSKEENRKMPIASLSKLMTAIIAMEKIDLSDRIVITEKAIKKGGKRDGLFAGEEIMAEDLLKIMLVNSNNVAAEAIAEHVNGESGDFIGLMNERAELLGLENTRFFNASGLDQQEENYSTAYEIAQIFDYGLRYSRIWEDMKIQRGEVWSADKKTKHILKSTNLLLGKVKNIEGGKTGFTDDAGECMVLVAGSDDANNKIVSVVLNSSDRFKDTEKIINWTFDNYRW
- the scpB gene encoding SMC-Scp complex subunit ScpB — encoded protein: MNIGSIIESMLFISGEPMSFKKLSKYTSIEVADLENAAVDLAKKYNEEARGLRILIKDKEVQMVTAGENSKYVENYMKADIEGELSRAALEVLSVVAYRGPIPRSKIEEIRGVNCSFTLRHLLIRGLVERIDNPSDARTYLYRISFDFLKKLGVEKAEHLPRFEELRNKKILEERFVENAEAKEEGAVPQKEADASGQKQDIVQEAGASPEQTVIDASRSGISDLPSDLNTKTPDSGPSQDQSNNNSQ
- the queF gene encoding preQ(1) synthase; this translates as MLYSDKQNCGKEIANKGPIRLAVFENKNRDVDYLVPFVCNEFTTLCPITGQPDFARIEIVYVPDKVCLESKSLKLYLFSFRDQGNFHEDVANKIFRDIWKKIGPKYMRIWADFTVRGGISIKPMIIKFASGIDPEEKREIEKLEENYDRKSYFDRT
- a CDS encoding glycosyltransferase family 1 protein, with the protein product MRIGIDAQTILNPELGDAAGLGHYTYQLIRHLLEIDKENEYFLYFNYRVRDKDIKKFSRPNVTIRHFPFSYYKKFLPVAYSEMLASAYFTHDNLDVLHVPGGRVPMTYRGRLVVTSYYLAMKKFPDMFPQKSVMKFKLKPPAFKKADMVIATSESARKDLVGDFEVEDKKIRVVYNAFDEKFFKEAPISEIQRVKEKYGIDGEYILFMNTIKPLNNLSRLIEAFSKLRLILKGKKPNSKYKLVLAGKNGWLSDEIRQTAKDFGLKNEVLFPGYIAPEDLNGIFSGADVFVSVPVYEEFGSSVLEAMACGVPVICSDVPSHIEITGNAAMHVSPYDIDAMKSSILKILDDEKLREDLKTKGVEQAKKYHWKKTAEETLKIYKEVAGVRK
- the smpB gene encoding SsrA-binding protein SmpB, which codes for MKILAINKRATFDYEILEKREGGLVLSGQEVKSIKSGHMSLKGAYVTSRGLELFLTNSNVPAYQPKNTSESYDPTRPRKVMLHKQEIKTLLGKITQRGLTLVPIKVYSIHGLIKLEFGIGKGKKKVDKREDIKKREDKMRIARALRPKA
- a CDS encoding YbaK/EbsC family protein — protein: MAILKDLQKLLEKNKVKHEVIDHRTVFTALDNAKTQHIDPKEVVKTLVMKIDAKRHILALIPANKNLDKKKLLKEVNKWLKKKGEKTVKAVEFAKENWMRKNLKGKVGATIPLGSLNKMTAFIDKSLLKNKNLVINSGDYERSVKMATKKFIEIEDMIKGAFSEAKKKMKKR
- a CDS encoding segregation/condensation protein A, giving the protein MSYIVKAHHWQSKEKLFEGPLDLLLELIEKEKLEITDLALAQVADQFLGYLEGSKEDITPEHLADFLLVAGKLILIKSKAILPMLELEKEEEEDIEELKARLIEYRRFKEISKEIKKLEMRKKMFFSRESYLGVETVFCPPESIVASDLAKAFDDVISKLPDVSHLKQETMREVISIKDKIEHILHNLSERIECTFSQAVVNAKTKVEVIVTFLAMLELVRKNIVVIEQAEMFGDIKIKKNENKS